One genomic region from Ornithinimicrobium flavum encodes:
- a CDS encoding acetoin utilization protein AcuC has translation MSVPWVMWDDRYTAYDFGPGHPMHPSRLDLTVRLARELGLLDHDDVRVRPVRQATDEELLSVHTAEHVAEVRRVSFDPSGARGRHGVGTDDTPAFAGMHEASALAVGGTLLACEAVWSGEAARAVNIAGGLHHAMPEASSGFCVYNDIAVGIQRLLDLGAERVAYLDLDVHHGDGVERCFWNDPRVLTVSVHETGRALFPGTGFPGDTGGPRAQDTAVNVALPPGTGDEGWLRAFQAVVPTMMRAFRPQMIVSQHGCDCHFADPLAHLSLSMDAMAVADGWVAELAEDHAGGRWVALGGGGYELVDVVPRAWAHLIGVVTGRPVDLTTSVPEAWLQHVQDVYDREGPTSMGDRGGRDIRFGRWEDGYHPEDPVDSAIMATRRAVFPGWGLDPYFD, from the coding sequence ATGAGCGTGCCCTGGGTGATGTGGGACGACCGCTACACGGCCTACGACTTCGGCCCGGGTCATCCGATGCACCCGTCCCGGCTCGACCTCACCGTCCGGCTCGCGCGGGAGCTGGGCCTGCTCGACCACGACGACGTCCGGGTCCGCCCCGTCCGCCAGGCCACGGACGAGGAGCTGCTCAGCGTGCACACCGCCGAGCACGTCGCGGAGGTGCGCCGGGTCTCGTTCGACCCCTCCGGCGCGCGGGGGCGGCACGGTGTCGGCACCGACGACACCCCCGCCTTCGCCGGGATGCACGAGGCGTCCGCGCTGGCCGTCGGCGGGACGCTGCTGGCGTGCGAGGCCGTCTGGTCGGGGGAGGCCGCCCGGGCGGTGAACATCGCCGGAGGTCTGCACCACGCCATGCCCGAGGCGTCCTCGGGGTTCTGCGTCTACAACGACATCGCCGTCGGCATCCAGCGTCTGCTGGACCTCGGTGCCGAGCGGGTCGCCTACCTCGACCTCGACGTCCACCACGGTGACGGCGTCGAGCGGTGCTTCTGGAACGACCCCCGGGTGCTCACCGTGTCCGTCCACGAGACCGGCCGGGCCCTCTTCCCCGGCACCGGTTTCCCCGGGGACACCGGCGGGCCCAGGGCCCAGGACACCGCCGTCAACGTCGCCCTGCCCCCGGGCACCGGCGACGAGGGCTGGCTGCGTGCCTTCCAGGCCGTGGTGCCCACGATGATGCGGGCCTTCCGCCCCCAGATGATCGTCAGCCAGCACGGCTGCGACTGTCACTTCGCCGACCCGCTCGCGCACCTGTCGCTGTCGATGGACGCGATGGCGGTCGCCGACGGCTGGGTCGCCGAGCTGGCGGAGGACCACGCCGGGGGCAGGTGGGTCGCCCTCGGCGGCGGGGGCTACGAGCTGGTCGACGTCGTGCCCCGGGCCTGGGCGCACCTGATCGGGGTCGTGACCGGTCGACCGGTCGACCTCACGACATCGGTGCCGGAGGCGTGGCTGCAGCACGTGCAGGACGTCTACGACCGGGAGGGTCCGACCTCCATGGGGGACCGGGGCGGGCGCGACATCAGGTTCGGGCGGTGGGAGGACGGCTACCACCCGGAGGACCCCGTCGACTCCGCGATCATGGCCACCCGCCGGGCGGTCTTCCCCGGGTGGGGCCTGGACCCGTACTTCGACTGA
- the proC gene encoding pyrroline-5-carboxylate reductase — protein MTIALLGAGVMGSTLVAALVRSGHEPTDLVVADKVNARAALVADEHGARHAPPAEATASADVVVLAVKPQDMAALVEEIHDEVRPDTLVVSIAAAISTAYLERRLPEGTSVVRVMPNTPALVDQGMSAMSPGRHCTPEHLAQARDLMEHVGRVIVLDEVHQDAVTAISGSGPSYIFYVVEAMIEAGVLLGLPRDTATELVVQTLYGAATMIRETGHHPTVLREQVSSPGGTSVAALRALEDHKVRAAFLTAMEAAAIRSKELSPPVE, from the coding sequence ATGACGATCGCCCTCCTGGGGGCCGGGGTGATGGGCTCGACGCTGGTCGCGGCCCTCGTGCGCTCCGGCCACGAGCCCACCGACCTCGTCGTCGCCGACAAGGTGAACGCCCGTGCGGCGCTGGTGGCCGACGAGCACGGTGCCCGTCACGCACCGCCGGCCGAGGCCACCGCGTCCGCGGACGTCGTGGTCCTGGCCGTCAAGCCGCAGGACATGGCCGCGCTGGTGGAGGAGATCCACGACGAGGTCCGCCCGGACACGCTGGTGGTGTCCATCGCGGCGGCGATCAGCACCGCATACCTGGAGCGCCGGCTGCCCGAGGGAACCTCGGTCGTGCGCGTCATGCCCAACACCCCCGCCCTGGTCGACCAGGGCATGTCGGCGATGAGCCCCGGACGGCACTGCACCCCCGAGCACCTGGCCCAGGCGCGCGACCTGATGGAGCACGTGGGGCGGGTGATCGTGCTCGACGAGGTGCACCAGGACGCGGTCACGGCGATCAGCGGCAGCGGGCCGTCCTACATCTTCTACGTGGTGGAGGCCATGATCGAGGCGGGCGTGCTGCTGGGGCTCCCGCGCGACACCGCCACCGAGCTGGTCGTGCAGACGTTGTATGGTGCGGCCACGATGATCCGAGAGACGGGGCACCACCCGACGGTGCTCCGGGAGCAGGTCTCCAGCCCGGGCGGCACCAGCGTGGCGGCCCTGCGGGCCCTCGAGGATCACAAGGTCAGGGCGGCCTTCCTCACCGCGATGGAGGCCGCCGCCATCAGGTCCAAGGAGCTGTCACCGCCGGTGGAGTGA
- a CDS encoding GNAT family N-acetyltransferase translates to MTEIHVRVLGEDEWQAYKDVRLRALRESPEAFAASVDEEEQHPEEMWRERMARSRRLLAEEGSDIIGVASLGTTHRTKIEGAAELFGLWVQADRRGAGVARRLLEKAATVAREEGLKQLLYWVGTDNGRAVAFASSFGFRPTDSRRPMRLQGVDAEDAEAEEMMMVYPLADAAGVPTSL, encoded by the coding sequence ATGACTGAGATTCACGTGCGCGTCCTGGGCGAGGACGAGTGGCAGGCCTACAAGGACGTCCGGCTCCGTGCGCTGCGTGAATCTCCCGAGGCGTTCGCCGCCTCGGTCGACGAGGAGGAGCAGCACCCCGAGGAGATGTGGCGCGAGCGGATGGCGCGCTCGCGCAGGCTGCTGGCGGAGGAGGGGTCCGACATCATCGGGGTGGCCAGCCTCGGCACGACCCACCGCACGAAGATCGAGGGCGCCGCCGAGCTCTTCGGGCTCTGGGTGCAGGCCGACCGGCGCGGCGCCGGGGTGGCCCGTCGGCTGCTGGAGAAGGCGGCCACCGTCGCCCGCGAGGAGGGGCTCAAGCAGCTGCTCTACTGGGTCGGCACCGACAACGGTCGCGCCGTGGCCTTCGCCTCCTCCTTCGGGTTCCGGCCCACCGACTCCCGTCGTCCGATGCGCCTGCAGGGCGTGGACGCCGAGGACGCCGAGGCCGAGGAGATGATGATGGTCTACCCCCTGGCCGACGCCGCCGGGGTGCCCACCTCCCTCTGA